In a genomic window of Telopea speciosissima isolate NSW1024214 ecotype Mountain lineage chromosome 5, Tspe_v1, whole genome shotgun sequence:
- the LOC122661495 gene encoding calmodulin-like protein 4, translating into MLQLLSLVLLGVIFLYSLINPLIFSIPLEKFLARLRSLLLTMSSIMFTTTISTSITEASTKEENKDKKNNAHSHDKVKLERILATFDKNGDGFITKQEFGASLKTMGLFTTEEEVESMVADLDSNGDGLIKS; encoded by the coding sequence ATGCTGCAGCTTCTGAGCTTAGTGTTATTAGGAGTTATCTTCCTCTATAGTCTTATAAATCCTCTCATCTTCTCTATTCCTCTTGAGAAGTTTCTTGCTAGGCTTCGATCTTTGCTTCTCACTATGTCATCCATCATGTTCACCACAACTATTTCAACTTCCATCACCGAAGCTTCAACGAAAGAAGAGAATAAAGATAAGAAGAACAATGCCCATAGCCACGACAAAGTGAAGCTGGAGAGGATTTTGGCTACCTTCGACAAGAACGGAGATGGCTTCATAACGAAGCAAGAATTTGGGGCGTCCCTGAAGACTATGGGTTTGTTCACTACAGAGGAAGAAGTGGAAAGCATGGTTGCAGATTTGGATTCTAATGGTGATGGGCTCATCAAATCTTGA
- the LOC122661494 gene encoding uncharacterized protein LOC122661494: protein MNPLSPSRRKLDFNEKQNSKGAEEKRIGGFNQVNLFSKSSVPRSYHDQDWIQKFSVAEEKDMVMGLVLSQGRSYLDLMQNCDLPPPVKVFAGTERPTPTTTKISKKDEDDVFPIGPGSLQYDEKLDLLKALQLSQTRAREAEKKATLVIKERDRLSNALLEESLRLFAHRQWVRLLELEILLLRSQKQKFEQKQLSHGRYQPDKRKKIQSKKEDDTGGGWASLFMALALCLGFAGLGVLFGCR from the exons ATGAATCCATTAAGCCCCTCACGGAGGAAGTTGGATTTCAATGAGAAGCAGAATTCTAAAGGTgcagaagagaaaaggattgGTGGGTTCAACCAGGTGAATTTGTTTTCCAAGTCTTCTGTTCCCAGAAGTTACCATGATCAAGATTGGATTCAAAAGTTTTCAGTTGCAGAGGAGAAAGATATGGTAATGGGTCTTGTGCTTTCTCAGGGAAGATCCTACCTCGACCTTATGCAGAATTGCGATCTCCCTCCACCAGTCAAGGTCTTCGCCGGCACTGAAAGACCTACTCCCACAACCAC AAAAATCAGTaaaaaagatgaagatgatgtgTTCCCAATTGGCCCAGGATCCCTTCAATATGATGAGAAGCTAGACCTGTTGAAAGCTTTGCAACTATCCCAGACAAGGGCAAGAGAAGCAGAAAAGAAAGCCACGCTTGTGATCAAGGAGAGAGATCGCTTGTCCAACGCACTCCTGGAGGAGTCACTGCGATTATTTGCTCATCGACAATGGGTGAGACTTCTGGAACTTGAGATCCTCTTACTGCGATCACAGAAGCAAAAGTTTGAACAGAAACAATTATCTCATGGACGCTACCAACCAGATAAGAGGAAGAAAATACAGAGCAAGAAAGAAGATGATACCGGTGGTGGCTGGGCATCATTGTTCATGGCTTTGGCACTGTGTTTGGGCTTTGCTGGTCTGGGTGTGCTGTTTGGCTGCAGATAA